One segment of Bradyrhizobium sp. WD16 DNA contains the following:
- a CDS encoding sterol desaturase family protein — MEGLLLEVLTMMGDTLLHVVPITLVLALVFTVLGHYWACNPGEPWWRKTDVITDVCYWFFVPLFARVLRIGLLVVGASVLFDVKGPDALIAFYDNGHGPLTRLPLAVQGVLFIVVADFLLYWNHRLFHGGAFWKYHAIHHSPEEVDWISAARFHPVNLVVGTIAVDVILLMAGISPNVMIWVGPLTTFHSAFVHANLNWTLGPLRYVIATPVFHRWHHTPTSVGGNTNFAGSFPLWDVMFGTFRMPAGELPQAYGVDDDPVPADFGGQLVHPFLR, encoded by the coding sequence ATGGAAGGCCTGCTGCTCGAAGTGCTCACCATGATGGGCGACACGCTGCTGCACGTGGTGCCCATCACCCTCGTGCTCGCGCTGGTCTTCACCGTGCTCGGCCATTACTGGGCGTGTAATCCCGGCGAGCCGTGGTGGCGCAAGACGGATGTCATCACTGACGTCTGCTACTGGTTCTTCGTGCCGCTGTTCGCCCGGGTGCTGCGCATCGGGTTGCTGGTGGTCGGAGCTTCGGTGCTGTTCGACGTCAAGGGGCCCGACGCGCTGATCGCATTCTACGACAATGGCCACGGTCCGCTCACCCGGCTGCCGCTGGCCGTTCAGGGTGTGCTCTTCATCGTGGTCGCGGATTTCCTGCTCTACTGGAACCATCGGCTGTTTCATGGCGGCGCGTTCTGGAAGTATCACGCCATTCATCATTCCCCCGAGGAGGTCGACTGGATTTCCGCAGCGCGCTTTCACCCGGTCAATCTCGTGGTCGGCACCATCGCCGTCGACGTGATCCTGCTGATGGCCGGGATCTCGCCCAATGTGATGATCTGGGTCGGACCGCTGACCACGTTTCACTCGGCGTTCGTCCATGCCAATCTCAACTGGACGCTTGGTCCGCTCCGTTATGTGATCGCGACGCCGGTCTTCCATCGCTGGCACCACACGCCGACATCGGTCGGCGGCAACACCAATTTCGCGGGAAGCTTCCCGCTCTGGGATGTCATGTTCGGCACCTTCCGGATGCCGGCGGGCGAGCTGCCGCAGGCCTATGGTGTCGATGACGATCCGGTGCCGGCGGATTTTGGCGGTCAGCTGGTGCATCCGTTCCTGCGCTGA
- a CDS encoding TadE/TadG family type IV pilus assembly protein gives MSGLSSRINQNARRFRRDAGGASAVEFAIILPMMLVLFFGTVELSNGVAVDRKVTLTARTLSDLVSQASTVADSDFTNSFDASSSIMTPYSSGPVKAIISEVKVDSAGVATVAWSKSRNATARAPGSSVTLPAALAVPSTYLIWSEVSYTYTPVVGYVLKTGLTLSDQFFTRPRQSACVLYSQSVCP, from the coding sequence ATGTCCGGTCTGTCGTCTCGGATCAATCAGAATGCGCGGCGCTTCCGCCGCGACGCCGGCGGCGCCTCGGCGGTGGAGTTCGCCATCATCCTGCCGATGATGCTGGTCCTGTTCTTCGGTACCGTCGAACTCTCCAACGGCGTTGCCGTGGACCGCAAGGTGACCCTGACCGCGCGGACCCTGTCCGACCTCGTTTCCCAGGCCTCGACCGTCGCCGACAGCGACTTCACCAACTCCTTCGACGCCAGTTCGTCGATCATGACGCCCTATTCTTCGGGGCCGGTGAAGGCGATCATTTCGGAGGTGAAGGTCGATTCCGCCGGGGTGGCGACAGTCGCCTGGAGCAAGTCTCGTAACGCCACGGCGCGGGCCCCGGGGTCGTCGGTGACCCTGCCCGCGGCCCTCGCGGTCCCGAGCACGTATCTGATCTGGAGCGAGGTCAGCTATACCTACACGCCGGTGGTTGGCTATGTGCTCAAGACCGGACTTACTCTGAGCGACCAGTTCTTTACCCGGCCGCGCCAGTCGGCCTGCGTCCTCTATAGCCAGAGCGTCTGCCCCTGA
- a CDS encoding cold-shock protein produces MSMGTVKWFNATKGYGFIQPDDGGNDVFVHISAVERAGLGTLREGQKISYEIVADRRSGKSSADNLRAAG; encoded by the coding sequence GTGAGCATGGGAACCGTGAAGTGGTTTAACGCGACCAAGGGTTATGGCTTCATTCAGCCGGACGACGGCGGCAATGACGTCTTCGTGCACATCAGCGCCGTCGAGCGCGCTGGCCTGGGCACGCTGCGCGAAGGCCAGAAGATCTCCTACGAGATCGTGGCTGATCGCCGCTCCGGCAAGTCGTCGGCCGACAATCTGCGCGCCGCGGGCTGA
- the infA gene encoding translation initiation factor IF-1, which yields MAKEELIQFEGLVTEILPDARYRVQLDAGHEIVAYTAGKMKKNRIKTLAGDRVTVEMSPYDLEKGRLIFRHKDERPSGGPPRSGPPRGQFRRR from the coding sequence ATGGCGAAAGAAGAACTGATCCAGTTTGAAGGGCTGGTCACCGAAATCCTTCCCGATGCCCGCTACCGCGTCCAGCTCGACGCGGGCCACGAAATCGTGGCCTATACTGCCGGGAAGATGAAGAAAAACCGCATCAAGACCTTGGCCGGCGACCGCGTCACTGTCGAGATGTCGCCCTACGATCTCGAGAAGGGCCGGCTGATCTTCCGCCACAAGGACGAACGTCCGAGCGGCGGACCGCCGCGCAGCGGGCCGCCTCGCGGCCAATTCCGTCGCCGCTGA
- a CDS encoding TadE/TadG family type IV pilus assembly protein, whose product MSSWSRKSAGALIRRFRAERRGSAVVQFAFVAPLFFCMLFAIIEVALIFFANQYLETATQDSARLILTGQAQTANYDKTKFKNDFCSRIVALFDCANGIYIDVNVYQSFSGITMNNPVDASKNFDASGLSYNPGAPGDIVVVRVFYQWPLFVTGLGFNVANLAGNKLLLTATAAFRNEPYGN is encoded by the coding sequence ATGTCATCCTGGTCTCGAAAGTCTGCCGGAGCCCTTATTCGCCGCTTCCGCGCCGAGCGCCGCGGTTCGGCAGTGGTGCAGTTCGCCTTCGTGGCACCGCTGTTCTTTTGCATGCTGTTCGCGATCATCGAGGTGGCGCTGATCTTCTTCGCCAACCAGTATCTCGAGACCGCGACCCAGGATTCGGCGCGTCTGATCCTCACCGGACAGGCCCAGACCGCCAACTACGACAAGACCAAGTTCAAGAACGACTTCTGCTCGCGCATCGTCGCGTTGTTCGATTGCGCCAACGGCATCTATATCGACGTCAACGTCTATCAGTCCTTCTCGGGCATCACGATGAACAATCCGGTCGATGCCAGCAAGAATTTCGATGCCAGCGGATTGAGCTACAATCCCGGGGCCCCCGGCGACATCGTCGTCGTCCGGGTCTTCTATCAATGGCCGCTGTTCGTCACCGGGCTCGGCTTCAACGTCGCCAATCTCGCCGGCAACAAGCTGCTGCTGACGGCCACCGCCGCCTTCCGCAACGAGCCCTACGGCAATTGA
- a CDS encoding pilus assembly protein N-terminal domain-containing protein, with amino-acid sequence MFLLAARGRRAFLARVVVTGLILAPASLRAAGGEMQIDVAVDQATLVKLPERIATLVVGNPLIADVTLQPGGMMVVTGKGYGATNVIALDRSGQVLFDRRILVAGPADNLVTVYRGVERESYSCNPVCQRRVTLGDGGTYFSAALDQAGSFANTAAGNAVASAANASAAGNSSSSSSSSPR; translated from the coding sequence ATGTTCCTCCTTGCCGCGCGCGGTCGCCGGGCGTTCCTCGCCAGGGTTGTCGTCACCGGACTGATTCTTGCGCCCGCGTCCTTGCGCGCTGCCGGTGGCGAAATGCAGATCGATGTGGCGGTCGATCAGGCCACGCTGGTCAAGCTGCCAGAGCGTATTGCAACGCTGGTGGTCGGAAATCCGCTGATCGCCGACGTTACGCTCCAGCCGGGCGGAATGATGGTCGTCACCGGCAAGGGTTATGGCGCCACCAACGTGATCGCGCTGGATCGCAGCGGGCAGGTGCTGTTCGACCGTAGAATTCTGGTGGCTGGTCCGGCCGACAACCTGGTCACCGTCTATCGCGGTGTCGAGCGGGAGAGCTATAGCTGCAACCCGGTCTGTCAGCGGCGTGTCACGCTCGGCGATGGCGGCACCTACTTCTCCGCGGCCTTGGATCAGGCGGGCTCGTTCGCCAATACTGCGGCCGGCAATGCCGTGGCTTCGGCGGCCAATGCTTCCGCCGCCGGCAACTCGTCGTCGTCATCCTCGTCATCGCCGCGCTGA